Below is a window of Janthinobacterium lividum DNA.
CTGATGCCCAGTTGTATTGTATGACGCAGGCGCTCGGGTTCATTGGCGACACGGTATTGTGCAAGTTTAGGTTGCTGTATATTGAACAAAACCATCGACATATTTTGCAAGACGGAATAGACCTGCAGCGTCAATGCATACGCGGCGGTGGTGGCCAAGCCCAGATAGGCTGACGATAGCAGGGTATTGGCTCTTAGTATCAAGAAGGCGCCTATGACCCCAAGGCCCATGCGCCAGGCGTTATGCCAGAGAATGCCGAAAATATCACGCGTGGAGATGCTGGATGGCGGCGCCTGATGCAGGGCTGCCTGAAAAGACTGGTCGTGAAAATAATACCAGCTGAGCCAGCGTCCAATGAGCGCCGAAACAAGGTATCCCAACGCCACCGCTAGTAAGGTCAGTCCGCATTGCAAAAGTATGGCCGTGACAATCACGAAGCCGAGATTGGATAGAGCACTCGATTTGTAGAAGGCGGAATACAGGCCGCGGCCTTGCAGCAACGGCGTATAGTATTTGTAATACAGATTGATTACTGTAGCAACAACAAACACGCCCCAGGCAAGCAATACTTCTTGCGTGGCGATCTGCCCTTGCGATACATGCACGATATACCAGCTACCCAGCGTGGCCAGCAAGACGAAGGCGCAACTGGCCAATACCATGAAGATGTGCCGTGCTGCGTGAATGATGGCGTTGAACAGGCTATAGTCGACAGGGGAAGGTGTGCTTAGCACCTCGAAACCATCCTTGAGCAGCCGTTTCGCGCCGCCCAGGACATAACTGACATTGCGCGCAAGCGTGGGCGTGAATCCGAGGTCGAGCATCGTCACCAGAGCCGATATCGTCATGAAGACATACCAGATGCCTAGCTCGGCACTACTCAGTTTTCTCAGTAATAATGGCAGAACCAGCAAAGCTGCCCCGTACTGTAAAAACTGAGACAGATAGCCCCAGAGCATGTCTTTTTTCATTTACTTTGCCCGACCAGCAAGCCGTCGATGAGCGTGTCGGCTTCCATGC
It encodes the following:
- the wzx gene encoding O-unit flippase-like protein, producing MKKDMLWGYLSQFLQYGAALLVLPLLLRKLSSAELGIWYVFMTISALVTMLDLGFTPTLARNVSYVLGGAKRLLKDGFEVLSTPSPVDYSLFNAIIHAARHIFMVLASCAFVLLATLGSWYIVHVSQGQIATQEVLLAWGVFVVATVINLYYKYYTPLLQGRGLYSAFYKSSALSNLGFVIVTAILLQCGLTLLAVALGYLVSALIGRWLSWYYFHDQSFQAALHQAPPSSISTRDIFGILWHNAWRMGLGVIGAFLILRANTLLSSAYLGLATTAAYALTLQVYSVLQNMSMVLFNIQQPKLAQYRVANEPERLRHTIQLGISYALGIFLCGAVILVCFGPAMIKWIGGQTGLVALPLLIWVGIMVLLELNHSLAASVIVTGNRVPFVKPALVSGMAIVTLSWLGLRFGGMGLTWLIASQFTVQLIYNNWKWPYMVWLELYRNTASPAASSHHQMKV